In Gemmatimonadetes bacterium SCN 70-22, the following are encoded in one genomic region:
- a CDS encoding glutamate-1-semialdehyde aminotransferase (Converts (S)-4-amino-5-oxopentanoate to 5-aminolevulinate during the porphyrin biosynthesis pathway), producing the protein MSAAWMERATRVIPGGVSSPVRAFRAVGGTPLVMRAGLGAEIEDVDGRRYVDFVCSWGPLILGHAHPEVQPAIVAAVARGTTFGAPCEPEIELAEHIVASYPGLEQVRFVSSGTEATMSAIRVARGFTGRDRIIKFSGCYHGHADPLLVAAGSGLVTYGRPSSAGVPEGFARETVVLPLDDEERLVSYLREHGDQVAAVIIEPVPANNGLLLQRMEFLQTLRRETARAGAILIFDEVISGFRIARGGAAEFLGITPDLATFGKVIGGGLPVGAFGGRREIMRQLAPEGPVYQAGTLSGNAVAMSAGLATLRVLERENGWARLEETGRTLDAMIRPVLARAPFPASFARLGSLFWMSLQPGEPPRSAERVESAAAERYRPVFHALLEAGVAIAPSAYEVGFLSLAHGEAHLARLRDALEGALAMLPRRDR; encoded by the coding sequence ATGTCGGCGGCATGGATGGAGCGCGCCACCCGAGTCATCCCGGGCGGCGTGAGCTCGCCGGTTCGCGCCTTCCGCGCCGTCGGCGGGACCCCCCTGGTGATGCGCGCCGGCCTGGGCGCCGAGATCGAGGACGTGGATGGCCGTCGCTACGTCGATTTCGTCTGCTCGTGGGGACCGCTCATCCTGGGACACGCACACCCTGAAGTGCAGCCCGCGATCGTCGCCGCGGTGGCGCGCGGGACGACGTTCGGTGCCCCGTGCGAGCCGGAGATCGAGCTCGCCGAGCACATCGTCGCCTCCTACCCGGGGCTGGAGCAGGTCCGATTCGTCTCGTCCGGGACCGAGGCGACGATGAGCGCGATCCGCGTGGCGCGCGGCTTCACCGGACGCGACCGCATCATCAAGTTCTCCGGGTGCTACCACGGGCATGCCGATCCGCTCCTCGTCGCGGCCGGGTCGGGACTCGTCACATACGGTCGCCCGTCGTCGGCGGGAGTCCCCGAGGGCTTTGCCCGCGAGACCGTGGTCCTCCCGCTCGACGACGAGGAGCGCCTGGTGAGCTACCTCCGCGAGCACGGCGACCAGGTGGCGGCCGTCATCATCGAGCCCGTGCCGGCCAACAACGGCTTGTTGCTGCAGCGCATGGAGTTCCTCCAGACGCTGCGTCGCGAGACGGCGCGCGCTGGAGCCATCCTCATCTTCGACGAGGTGATCAGCGGCTTTCGCATCGCCCGCGGCGGCGCAGCAGAGTTCCTTGGCATCACCCCGGACCTGGCGACGTTCGGCAAGGTGATCGGCGGCGGGCTCCCGGTGGGCGCGTTCGGCGGGCGTCGCGAGATCATGCGGCAGCTGGCTCCCGAGGGTCCGGTGTACCAGGCGGGGACGCTCTCGGGGAACGCCGTGGCGATGTCGGCCGGGCTCGCGACGCTTCGCGTCCTGGAGCGCGAGAACGGGTGGGCGCGCCTCGAGGAGACTGGGCGCACGCTCGACGCGATGATTCGCCCGGTGCTCGCCCGTGCGCCGTTCCCGGCGAGCTTCGCGAGACTCGGCTCCCTCTTCTGGATGTCGTTGCAGCCGGGAGAGCCTCCGCGGTCTGCCGAGCGTGTCGAGAGTGCCGCCGCCGAGCGCTACCGCCCCGTCTTTCACGCGCTCCTGGAGGCGGGAGTCGCCATCGCGCCGTCCGCGTACGAGGTCGGCTTCCTGTCGCTGGCGCACGGCGAGGCGCATCTTGCTCGCCTGCGCGATGCCCTCGAGGGTGCCCTGGCCATGCTCCCCCGCCGAGATCGATGA
- a CDS encoding oxygen-independent coproporphyrinogen III oxidase encodes MIDTTSHAPGDDVRPVERRVTAELIARHDRPGPRYTSYPTAVEFHEGFTEADYLGRLAVADAAADAAADDPLSIYIHLPFCEQRCLFCGCHVIITRHRDVAAPYLELLKREIELLAERLPHRRSFAQLHLGGGTPTYYTPAQLTDLLTHLFRYFHAVPGAELAVEADPRVTTPEHIDALADLGFNRISFGVQDLTPEVQEAINRIQSLEQTERLVKHARARGFRGINVDLIYGLPLQTPESFERTIESVIGLQPDRAAVYSFAFVPWVRGHQKKIEESQLPDAQTKVALFAIARERFLRAGYEPLGMDHFARPDDELAKTKRDGRLRRNFQGYSVLPGDDVIGLGISAIGDVRGAYVQNEKKLSTYEERINAGSLPVARGIMRSADDEVRRVVIHELMCNFRVDPAMVERRFGIDFASYFAADLERLAPHEREGFVRIRPEAIEATPIGELFIRNLAMCFDRYQQEKHAAESAPVFSRTV; translated from the coding sequence ATGATAGACACCACTTCCCACGCGCCGGGCGACGACGTGCGCCCGGTCGAGCGACGCGTCACCGCGGAGCTCATTGCGCGCCACGACCGGCCCGGCCCGCGCTACACCAGCTACCCCACGGCGGTCGAGTTCCACGAGGGATTCACGGAGGCCGACTACCTCGGCCGCCTCGCGGTAGCCGATGCGGCGGCCGATGCGGCAGCCGACGACCCGCTGTCCATCTACATCCACCTCCCCTTCTGCGAGCAGCGCTGCCTGTTCTGCGGCTGCCACGTGATCATCACCCGTCACCGCGACGTGGCGGCGCCGTATCTCGAGCTGCTCAAGCGCGAGATCGAGCTCCTGGCCGAGCGGCTCCCCCACCGCCGCTCGTTCGCACAGTTGCACCTGGGGGGCGGGACGCCGACGTACTACACGCCGGCGCAGCTCACCGACCTCCTGACGCACCTGTTCCGCTACTTCCATGCCGTCCCCGGCGCCGAGCTGGCGGTGGAGGCCGACCCACGCGTCACGACCCCCGAGCACATCGACGCCCTGGCCGACCTGGGGTTCAACCGGATCTCGTTCGGCGTGCAGGACCTCACCCCCGAGGTACAGGAGGCCATCAATCGCATCCAGTCGCTGGAGCAGACCGAGCGACTCGTGAAGCACGCGCGCGCGCGCGGCTTCCGCGGGATCAACGTGGACCTCATCTACGGGCTCCCGCTGCAGACGCCGGAGAGCTTCGAGCGCACCATCGAGTCGGTGATCGGCCTCCAGCCCGACCGGGCGGCCGTCTACTCGTTCGCCTTCGTCCCCTGGGTGCGTGGACACCAGAAGAAGATCGAGGAGTCGCAGCTCCCCGACGCCCAGACGAAGGTCGCCCTCTTCGCCATCGCCCGCGAGCGCTTCCTGCGCGCCGGCTATGAACCGCTGGGGATGGACCACTTCGCGCGTCCCGACGACGAACTGGCGAAGACGAAGCGCGATGGACGGCTGCGCCGCAACTTCCAGGGCTACTCGGTGCTGCCCGGCGACGATGTCATCGGGCTCGGCATCTCGGCCATCGGCGACGTGCGCGGCGCCTACGTGCAGAACGAGAAGAAGCTTTCCACGTACGAGGAGCGCATCAACGCCGGCTCGCTCCCGGTGGCGCGCGGGATCATGCGCTCGGCCGACGACGAGGTGCGGCGCGTGGTGATCCACGAGCTGATGTGCAACTTCCGCGTCGACCCCGCGATGGTGGAGCGGCGATTCGGGATCGACTTCGCCTCGTACTTCGCCGCCGACCTCGAGCGCCTGGCGCCGCATGAACGGGAAGGGTTCGTGCGCATCCGCCCCGAGGCGATCGAGGCGACCCCCATCGGCGAGCTGTTCATCCGCAACCTCGCCATGTGCTTCGACCGCTACCAGCAGGAGAAGCACGCCGCCGAGTCGGCCCCCGTCTTCAGCCGCACGGTGTGA
- a CDS encoding uroporphyrinogen decarboxylase gives MSSILLSALRGEATPRRPLWVMRQAGRYLPEYRALRAKHSFEELSGSAELAAEVTLQPLARFPLDAAIIFADLMSPVGALGLDVRFDPGPILARPVRTAADVDALRDPSPGEIAPEVAQALHLVKPSLPPGTALLGFAGAPWSLAAYLVQGRGSPGFPALRALAARDPGLLHALLEKLTTLAIRYVGKQAEAGADAVQLFDTWAGVLSHADWARLVRPHIARFLAETEAFGIPRILFVQDASHLVDGYAALPSEGLAVDWREDLAALHRRIVPGRALQGNLDPAVLLAGPEATAAAARDLLARVPPHSHIVNLGHGILPETPIESVQALVDTVHAEVLP, from the coding sequence ATGAGCTCGATCCTCCTGTCGGCGCTGCGCGGCGAGGCGACCCCCCGCCGGCCGCTGTGGGTGATGCGGCAGGCCGGACGCTACCTCCCCGAGTATCGCGCCCTGCGGGCGAAGCACTCGTTCGAGGAGCTGTCGGGGAGCGCCGAGCTGGCCGCCGAGGTGACGTTGCAGCCGCTGGCCCGCTTTCCGCTGGACGCGGCGATCATCTTCGCCGACCTCATGAGCCCTGTCGGGGCGCTGGGGCTCGACGTGCGCTTCGACCCCGGTCCGATCCTCGCGCGCCCCGTGCGCACCGCGGCCGACGTCGACGCCCTGCGCGACCCGTCGCCCGGGGAGATCGCCCCCGAGGTGGCGCAGGCATTGCACCTGGTGAAACCCTCGCTCCCCCCCGGCACCGCGCTCCTGGGCTTCGCCGGTGCGCCGTGGTCGCTGGCGGCGTACCTCGTGCAGGGGCGCGGGAGCCCGGGCTTCCCCGCGCTTCGCGCGCTCGCCGCGCGCGACCCGGGGCTGCTCCACGCCTTGCTCGAGAAGCTCACCACGCTCGCCATCCGCTACGTGGGGAAGCAGGCCGAGGCCGGCGCCGACGCCGTGCAGCTTTTCGACACGTGGGCGGGGGTCTTGTCGCATGCCGACTGGGCACGCCTGGTGCGGCCGCACATCGCCCGCTTTCTCGCCGAGACCGAGGCGTTTGGCATCCCACGCATCCTGTTCGTGCAGGATGCGTCGCACCTCGTGGACGGCTACGCAGCGCTTCCCTCGGAGGGGCTCGCCGTCGACTGGCGTGAGGACCTGGCGGCGCTGCACCGGCGCATCGTCCCCGGCCGCGCGCTGCAGGGGAACCTCGACCCCGCCGTCCTCCTCGCCGGCCCCGAGGCCACCGCAGCGGCGGCGCGCGACCTCCTGGCCCGCGTCCCTCCGCATTCTCACATCGTCAACCTCGGGCACGGGATCCTTCCCGAGACCCCGATCGAAAGCGTGCAGGCACTGGTCGACACGGTGCATGCCGAGGTCCTGCCATGA